From Streptomyces griseorubiginosus, one genomic window encodes:
- the rox gene encoding rifampin monooxygenase, translated as MDSEQFTPGQTSFDVIIAGCGPTGAFLAAELRLHDVRVLVLEKETEPASYVRIVGLHMRSLELMAMRGLLDRLLAHGRRRPARGFFAAIDKPVPPGLDSAHAYLLGIPQPVVVRLLEEHAAGLGARVRHGVAVTGLEQDDQGVTVELADGQRLRSRYLVGCDGGRSTVRKLLGVGFPGEPSRTGTLMGEMEVGVPQEEVAAKVAEVRATQQRFWLRPFGPRIYSVVVPAAGVGERATPPTIEEFRHQLRAVAGTDFGVHSPRWLSRFGDATRLAEHYRVGRVLLAGDAAHIHPPIGGQGLNLGLQDAFNLGWKLAAQIRGGAPKTLLDTYEAERRPVAADVLENTRAQTELLSTEPGARAVRRLLSELMDFDEVNRYLLEKITATRIRYDFGDGPDLLGRRLPDLDVEQGRLYDLLRHGRGLLLDRTAHLTVDGWSDRVDHLADPAAALDAPCVLLRPDGHVAWIGDDQRSLDDRLARWFGERTG; from the coding sequence ATGGACTCAGAGCAGTTCACCCCCGGGCAAACCTCGTTCGACGTGATCATCGCCGGGTGCGGGCCGACCGGCGCGTTCCTCGCCGCCGAACTCCGGCTGCACGATGTGCGGGTACTCGTCCTGGAGAAGGAGACCGAGCCGGCGTCGTACGTCCGCATCGTCGGTCTGCACATGCGCAGTCTCGAACTGATGGCGATGCGCGGGCTGCTGGATCGCCTTCTCGCCCACGGCAGGCGGCGTCCGGCCCGCGGTTTCTTCGCCGCCATCGACAAGCCGGTGCCCCCGGGCCTGGATTCCGCGCACGCCTATCTGCTGGGCATCCCGCAGCCGGTCGTCGTCCGCCTCCTGGAAGAGCACGCGGCCGGGCTGGGGGCGCGGGTCCGGCACGGTGTCGCGGTGACCGGTCTCGAGCAGGACGACCAGGGGGTGACCGTCGAACTGGCCGACGGCCAGCGGTTGCGTTCGCGCTATCTCGTCGGCTGCGACGGCGGGCGCAGTACGGTGCGCAAGCTGCTCGGGGTCGGTTTCCCCGGCGAGCCCTCGCGGACCGGGACGCTGATGGGCGAGATGGAGGTGGGCGTGCCGCAGGAGGAGGTCGCCGCCAAGGTCGCCGAGGTCCGCGCGACCCAACAGCGGTTCTGGCTACGGCCGTTCGGTCCGCGTATCTACAGCGTCGTGGTGCCCGCCGCGGGAGTGGGCGAGCGCGCGACGCCACCCACCATCGAGGAGTTCAGGCACCAGCTGCGTGCCGTCGCCGGGACCGACTTCGGGGTGCACTCCCCCCGCTGGCTGTCCCGCTTCGGGGACGCGACCCGGCTGGCCGAGCACTATCGGGTCGGGCGGGTGCTGCTGGCCGGGGACGCGGCGCACATCCATCCGCCGATCGGCGGTCAGGGCCTCAACCTGGGGCTCCAGGACGCGTTCAACCTCGGCTGGAAGCTGGCCGCGCAGATCCGCGGCGGGGCGCCCAAGACGCTGCTGGACACCTACGAGGCGGAACGTCGTCCGGTCGCCGCGGACGTGCTGGAGAACACCCGCGCCCAGACGGAGCTCCTGTCCACCGAACCGGGGGCGCGGGCCGTGCGCAGGCTGCTGAGCGAGCTGATGGACTTCGACGAGGTGAACCGGTACCTGCTCGAGAAGATCACCGCGACCCGCATCCGCTACGACTTCGGCGACGGCCCCGACCTGCTCGGCCGCCGCCTGCCCGACCTCGACGTCGAGCAGGGCCGCCTCTACGACCTGCTGCGTCACGGCCGCGGCCTCCTGCTGGACCGCACCGCCCACCTGACCGTCGACGGCTGGTCCGACCGGGTCGACCACCTCGCCGACCCCGCCGCGGCCCTGGACGCCCCGTGCGTCCTGCTGCGCCCCGACGGCCACGTGGCCTGGATCGGCGACGATCAGCGGAGCCTCGACGACCGGCTGGCACGGTGGTTCGGGGAACGGACGGGCTGA
- a CDS encoding alpha/beta fold hydrolase translates to MPVPFTQEHDGERLAGVHGGGDGTAAAPTAVLLHGAGHGSKERLLPLLDEFVAHGCRALAFDFSGHGESSGELAESSLRRRFEQAVAVIDARVPADGPLVLVGFSMSGQTVADLVRYYGGRVAAIGLCAPAVYAGEAWEVPFGRGDGEFSAIIRRPDSWRRSPALAALRGFEGRAVLAVPGADAVIPPEVTEAVQEALAFRAQFTRLELPDADHQLGAWMRDHADDRRELVAALLTGLGDRGWTATRGWVAKQLPEDRSVVDTGFLSGGWSSQMRRLTLDDGSELVLRSFVKPFFRHHAPGLLGREASVLALLAPEDGVPAPDPVAVDATGEHCDHPSLLMSRLPGRVRVDEEDLERRLDLLAGQLARIHRVVPGERPRAYQAWTSPERVRGVRGPLWERAVDVIRRDPPAYEGCFLHRDFHPGNVLFTGTGEGLRVSGVVDWVETSWGPADLDVAHCSTALALLHGPEVGLGFRERYEARGGRRLADGPAHLYWRLLDALAYCPDAAKLAGPWRELGRTDLTPEVLGGRLEGYVRGLVERYG, encoded by the coding sequence ATGCCCGTGCCCTTCACGCAGGAACACGACGGTGAGCGCCTCGCCGGCGTCCATGGCGGCGGGGACGGTACGGCCGCGGCGCCGACCGCCGTACTGCTGCACGGAGCCGGTCACGGCAGCAAGGAGCGACTCCTGCCGCTGCTCGACGAGTTCGTGGCGCACGGCTGCCGGGCGCTGGCCTTCGACTTCTCCGGGCACGGCGAAAGCTCCGGCGAGCTGGCAGAGTCGAGTCTGCGCCGGCGGTTCGAGCAGGCGGTCGCCGTGATCGACGCACGGGTGCCGGCGGACGGCCCGCTGGTGCTGGTCGGCTTCAGCATGAGCGGGCAGACGGTGGCCGACCTCGTCCGGTACTACGGCGGGCGGGTCGCCGCCATCGGGCTGTGCGCGCCCGCGGTGTACGCCGGCGAGGCCTGGGAGGTGCCGTTCGGGCGCGGGGACGGGGAGTTCAGCGCGATCATCCGACGGCCGGACAGCTGGCGGCGGTCACCGGCGCTCGCTGCGCTGCGGGGGTTCGAGGGGCGGGCGGTGCTCGCGGTGCCGGGCGCGGACGCGGTGATCCCGCCGGAGGTGACCGAGGCCGTACAGGAGGCGCTGGCCTTCCGGGCCCAGTTCACGCGTCTCGAACTGCCGGACGCCGATCATCAGTTGGGCGCCTGGATGCGTGACCACGCGGACGACCGACGCGAGTTGGTGGCCGCCCTGCTGACCGGCCTCGGCGACAGGGGCTGGACCGCCACCCGTGGCTGGGTGGCCAAGCAGCTTCCCGAGGACCGGTCGGTCGTCGACACCGGTTTCCTGTCCGGGGGTTGGAGCTCGCAGATGCGCCGGCTCACCCTCGACGACGGTTCCGAGCTGGTCCTGCGGTCGTTCGTGAAGCCCTTCTTCCGCCATCACGCGCCCGGGCTGCTGGGCCGGGAGGCGTCGGTGCTGGCCCTGCTCGCCCCCGAGGACGGAGTACCGGCCCCCGATCCGGTCGCCGTGGACGCGACCGGCGAACACTGCGACCACCCCTCGCTGTTGATGTCCCGGCTGCCGGGCCGGGTGCGGGTCGACGAGGAGGATCTGGAGCGGCGGCTCGACCTGCTGGCGGGCCAACTCGCACGGATCCACCGGGTCGTGCCCGGGGAACGGCCGCGCGCGTACCAGGCGTGGACGTCCCCGGAGCGGGTGCGTGGCGTGCGGGGCCCGCTGTGGGAGCGGGCCGTGGACGTGATCCGCCGGGACCCGCCGGCGTACGAAGGATGCTTCCTGCACCGGGACTTCCATCCCGGGAACGTGCTCTTCACCGGGACGGGCGAGGGGCTCCGGGTCAGCGGGGTGGTCGACTGGGTGGAGACCTCGTGGGGGCCGGCCGACCTCGACGTCGCCCACTGCTCGACGGCCCTCGCCCTGCTGCACGGTCCCGAGGTGGGGCTGGGCTTCCGGGAGCGGTACGAGGCGCGGGGCGGACGCCGACTGGCCGACGGGCCCGCTCATCTGTACTGGCGGCTCCTGGACGCCCTCGCCTACTGCCCCGACGCGGCGAAGCTCGCCGGGCCCTGGCGCGAGCTCGGACGGACCGATCTGACCCCGGAGGTGCTGGGCGGGCGGCTGGAGGGGTATGTGCGGGGGCTGGTGGAGCGGTACGGCTGA
- a CDS encoding CU044_5270 family protein codes for MNELSETRGLRADAPLPEADQLAAPRARLTAALRQETHRGRAALPRRRMILVGAATAGALAVTAGIVATLPADSPRAPAGKHPQVLSAGASADALELAAATVEKHDGTEPGPKQWVYEKSTVFVQGKPQSSEEWTRWDGTGQANLPGIPPAGDISDFDPDKLQVWYGPNQEEKWKREGYDDRSQRQFYRFLATLPSDPDRMMKRIREEHAIGSINGETRAQRDWREIDVLYRSVLIPPKVQAGLFRALAKIPGARVTTGVKDPLGRAAIGVSVNYAERAPSGAQGKQEIFFDPESYAYLGETRNDGETVGARAAWGVVNKPGARP; via the coding sequence ATGAACGAGCTCTCCGAAACCCGCGGCCTGCGCGCCGACGCCCCCCTTCCCGAAGCCGACCAGCTCGCCGCGCCTCGGGCCCGGCTCACTGCGGCGCTCCGGCAGGAGACCCACCGCGGGCGGGCAGCCCTTCCCAGGCGCCGGATGATCCTGGTCGGCGCCGCCACCGCAGGAGCCCTCGCCGTGACCGCCGGGATCGTCGCGACCCTGCCCGCCGACAGCCCCCGCGCCCCCGCCGGGAAGCACCCCCAGGTGCTGTCGGCGGGCGCCTCCGCCGACGCCCTCGAACTGGCCGCCGCGACCGTCGAGAAGCACGACGGCACCGAACCCGGCCCGAAGCAGTGGGTGTACGAGAAGAGCACCGTCTTCGTCCAGGGCAAGCCGCAGAGCAGTGAGGAGTGGACCCGCTGGGACGGCACCGGACAGGCCAATCTGCCCGGCATCCCCCCGGCTGGTGACATCTCGGACTTCGACCCCGACAAGCTCCAGGTCTGGTACGGCCCCAACCAGGAGGAGAAGTGGAAGCGGGAGGGGTACGACGACCGCTCCCAGCGGCAGTTCTACCGCTTCCTCGCCACCCTGCCGAGCGACCCCGACCGCATGATGAAGCGCATCCGCGAGGAGCACGCCATCGGCTCCATCAACGGGGAGACGCGCGCACAGCGCGACTGGCGGGAGATCGACGTCCTGTACCGGTCGGTGCTGATCCCGCCGAAAGTCCAGGCAGGCCTGTTCCGGGCTCTCGCGAAGATCCCCGGCGCCCGGGTGACGACCGGCGTCAAGGACCCGCTCGGCCGCGCGGCGATCGGGGTGAGCGTGAACTACGCCGAGAGGGCGCCCTCGGGCGCGCAGGGCAAACAGGAGATCTTCTTCGATCCCGAGAGTTACGCCTACCTCGGGGAGACCCGCAACGACGGGGAGACGGTCGGCGCCCGCGCGGCCTGGGGCGTCGTCAACAAGCCCGGCGCCCGCCCCTGA
- the pspAB gene encoding PspA-associated protein PspAB → MGLLDILLGRTKPVAPDLDQLFALPSAAVTLEAAVSLTPTGRGAVCFATVEGAAFEQTHREVQALLDADAERDGPPVELRRDDFGYSWLVSERVPEQLPQLVNDLHAVNSSMEVNGFGPQLLCSLAGFRDTGGRSLALVYLYKRGTFYPFAPLPGEGQRRDNALELRVKAALSSDLRIEADLNRWFPLWGAPGL, encoded by the coding sequence ATGGGGCTGCTGGACATCCTGCTCGGGCGCACCAAGCCCGTCGCGCCCGATCTCGACCAGCTGTTCGCGCTGCCGTCGGCGGCCGTGACGCTGGAGGCGGCGGTCTCCCTCACGCCGACCGGGCGCGGAGCGGTCTGCTTCGCCACGGTCGAGGGAGCCGCCTTCGAGCAGACGCACCGGGAGGTCCAGGCCCTGCTGGACGCGGACGCCGAGCGGGACGGGCCGCCGGTGGAGCTGCGCCGGGACGACTTCGGTTACTCCTGGCTGGTCTCCGAACGCGTCCCGGAGCAGCTGCCGCAGCTGGTCAACGACCTGCACGCGGTGAACAGTTCGATGGAGGTCAACGGCTTCGGGCCCCAACTGCTGTGCTCACTAGCCGGGTTCCGGGACACCGGGGGCCGGTCGCTCGCGCTGGTCTACCTCTACAAGCGCGGCACCTTCTACCCCTTCGCGCCGCTGCCCGGCGAGGGGCAGCGCCGGGACAACGCGCTGGAACTGCGGGTGAAGGCGGCGCTCTCGAGCGATCTGCGGATCGAGGCGGACCTGAACCGGTGGTTCCCCCTGTGGGGCGCTCCCGGACTCTGA
- the htpX gene encoding zinc metalloprotease HtpX, with the protein MRSRFRSDRRLTVRMTVTLFLLGLLYVAFFAALIVLLKSWLMVVALIAVMFVAQFWFSDKIAMFAMRGRVVGPVEYPELHAVVDRLCAIADMPKPVVAVSTMDMPNAFATGRNPDNAVVCVTTGLLDRLEPAELEGVLAHELSHVAHKDVAVITIASFLGVIAGLIVRFAFYSQLFSGRKDQNTAMLFAGVMGVSAAVYALSFLLIRALSRYRELAADRAAAHLTGRPSALASALTKVSGELARIPTKDLRTAQAFNAFYFTPATGKEPGIERYFSTHPSLEQRLEQLGRISAELGEPLEPGKAG; encoded by the coding sequence ATGCGGAGCCGTTTCCGGAGCGACCGGCGCCTGACCGTGCGGATGACGGTCACGCTGTTCCTGCTCGGGCTGCTGTACGTGGCCTTCTTCGCCGCGTTGATCGTGTTGCTGAAGTCCTGGCTGATGGTCGTGGCGTTGATCGCCGTGATGTTCGTGGCGCAGTTCTGGTTCTCCGACAAGATCGCCATGTTCGCGATGCGCGGGCGGGTCGTGGGGCCGGTGGAGTATCCCGAACTGCACGCCGTCGTCGACCGGTTGTGCGCCATCGCGGACATGCCCAAGCCCGTCGTCGCGGTGTCCACGATGGACATGCCCAACGCGTTCGCCACCGGCCGCAACCCGGACAACGCCGTGGTGTGCGTGACCACCGGGCTGCTCGACCGGCTGGAGCCCGCCGAGCTGGAGGGCGTCCTCGCGCACGAGCTGTCGCACGTCGCGCACAAGGACGTCGCCGTGATCACCATCGCCTCGTTCCTGGGCGTGATCGCCGGGCTCATCGTGCGGTTCGCCTTCTACAGCCAGCTGTTCAGCGGGCGCAAGGACCAGAACACGGCCATGCTGTTCGCCGGGGTGATGGGTGTCTCGGCGGCCGTGTACGCCCTCAGTTTCCTGCTGATCAGGGCGCTGTCCCGGTACCGGGAGCTGGCGGCGGACCGGGCCGCGGCCCACCTCACCGGCCGGCCCTCGGCGCTCGCCTCCGCGCTCACCAAGGTCTCCGGTGAGCTGGCCCGCATCCCCACCAAGGACCTGCGTACCGCCCAGGCCTTCAACGCCTTCTACTTCACCCCGGCCACCGGCAAGGAGCCCGGCATCGAGCGGTACTTCTCGACCCACCCGTCCCTGGAGCAGCGGCTGGAGCAACTGGGGCGGATCTCCGCGGAGTTGGGCGAGCCCCTGGAGCCCGGGAAGGCGGGCTGA
- a CDS encoding winged helix DNA-binding domain-containing protein: protein MGLGDAVRYVGVDERRARLGLRQQLAVEARVGTPEEVGGALVALHGSDPATVYLAVGARLVDASGTVAETERALYEDRTLVRMHGMRHTVFAFPTELTAVVHASTGLTVAARERASLIKDMAKAGAPDAAWLKEVEESALAALARRGQATAAELSQDEPRLREQFVYSAGKSYEGVHTVSSRLLRVLGVEGKVVRGRPLGSWMSSQFRWAVAPPHPELDVAEAQAELLRRWLTVCGPATEADLKWWTGWKVTDVRRALAAIRAVTVTVDEGPAYVVEGDDGPLEGPSEPWAALLPGLDPTAMGWQQRDWYLAPALRPALFDRSGNVGPTVWWNGRVVGGWGQRADGEIVWRLLDPEDVGPEAEAAIAVEAARLREWVGATRVRPRFRTPLEKELAEPTT, encoded by the coding sequence ATGGGCTTGGGTGATGCGGTTCGGTATGTCGGGGTGGACGAGCGGCGGGCTCGGCTGGGGTTGCGGCAGCAGTTGGCCGTCGAGGCTCGGGTGGGGACGCCGGAGGAGGTGGGCGGGGCGCTGGTCGCTCTGCACGGGTCCGATCCAGCGACCGTCTACCTCGCGGTGGGGGCTCGGCTCGTGGACGCGTCCGGGACCGTCGCGGAGACCGAGCGGGCGCTGTACGAGGACCGGACGTTGGTGCGGATGCACGGGATGCGGCACACGGTGTTCGCGTTCCCGACCGAGCTGACCGCCGTCGTGCACGCCTCGACCGGGCTCACGGTCGCGGCTCGTGAACGGGCCTCGCTCATCAAGGACATGGCGAAGGCGGGCGCCCCGGACGCGGCCTGGCTGAAGGAGGTCGAGGAGTCGGCGCTGGCCGCGCTCGCCCGGCGCGGGCAGGCGACGGCGGCCGAACTCTCCCAGGACGAGCCGCGGTTGCGGGAGCAGTTCGTGTACTCGGCCGGCAAGAGCTACGAGGGCGTCCACACCGTGTCCTCCCGGCTGCTGCGGGTGCTCGGTGTGGAGGGCAAGGTGGTGCGCGGGCGGCCGCTCGGTTCCTGGATGTCCTCGCAGTTCCGCTGGGCGGTGGCGCCGCCGCATCCCGAACTCGACGTGGCCGAGGCGCAGGCCGAGCTGCTGCGGCGCTGGCTCACCGTGTGCGGGCCCGCCACCGAGGCGGACCTGAAGTGGTGGACGGGCTGGAAGGTGACCGACGTGCGCCGTGCGCTGGCGGCGATCCGCGCGGTCACGGTGACGGTCGACGAGGGTCCGGCCTACGTCGTGGAGGGCGACGACGGTCCGCTCGAGGGGCCGTCGGAGCCGTGGGCCGCGCTGCTTCCCGGGCTCGATCCGACGGCGATGGGATGGCAGCAGCGGGACTGGTATCTGGCCCCTGCCCTGCGTCCGGCCCTGTTCGACCGGAGCGGCAACGTGGGGCCGACGGTGTGGTGGAACGGGCGGGTGGTGGGGGGTTGGGGACAGCGGGCCGACGGGGAGATCGTCTGGCGGCTGCTGGACCCGGAGGACGTGGGTCCGGAGGCGGAGGCGGCCATCGCGGTGGAGGCCGCCCGCCTGCGGGAGTGGGTGGGAGCGACCCGGGTGAGACCCCGGTTCCGGACCCCCCTGGAGAAGGAACTGGCCGAGCCGACGACGTGA
- a CDS encoding arsenate reductase family protein, with amino-acid sequence MEIWINPACSKCRSAVSLLDAEGAEYTVRRYLEDVPSEDEIREVLDRLGLEPWDITRTQEAAAKELGLKEWARDESSRDRWITALAEHPKLIQRPIITADDGSAVVARSEDAVRDALARK; translated from the coding sequence ATGGAGATCTGGATCAACCCGGCCTGTTCGAAGTGCCGCAGCGCCGTCAGTCTGCTCGACGCGGAGGGTGCCGAGTACACCGTCCGCCGCTACCTGGAGGACGTCCCGAGCGAGGACGAGATCCGCGAGGTGCTCGACCGGCTCGGCCTCGAACCGTGGGACATCACCCGCACCCAGGAGGCCGCCGCCAAGGAGCTGGGGCTCAAGGAGTGGGCCAGGGACGAGAGTTCGCGGGACCGGTGGATCACCGCGCTCGCCGAGCACCCCAAGCTCATCCAGCGGCCCATCATCACGGCGGACGACGGCTCGGCGGTGGTCGCCCGCTCCGAGGACGCCGTACGGGACGCCCTGGCCAGGAAATGA
- a CDS encoding 2Fe-2S iron-sulfur cluster-binding protein encodes MQYQGRETTTVEGVDHPLQKDVPSAATEHLADTGAELDETEIRERMSGNLCRCCAYNGIVSAIKEVAK; translated from the coding sequence GTGCAGTACCAGGGCCGTGAGACCACGACCGTCGAAGGGGTCGACCACCCCCTGCAGAAGGACGTGCCCAGCGCGGCGACCGAGCACCTGGCCGACACCGGCGCAGAGCTGGACGAGACGGAGATCCGGGAGCGGATGAGCGGCAACCTGTGCCGCTGCTGCGCCTACAACGGCATCGTCTCGGCGATCAAGGAGGTCGCGAAGTGA
- a CDS encoding sigma-70 family RNA polymerase sigma factor codes for MTDSAGGDAELIAASLAEPERFAALFERHAPAIHQYVVRRLGRDAADDVTAETFLTAFRIRARFDPARAGVRPWLYGIAVKQIGRHRREEVRALKLLARTGHDPVADSWTDSADDRLAAEAAARPLARALAHLSAGDRHVLLLFAWADFSYQEIAEALGIPVGTVRSRLNRARRKLRTATGAAGGPLTEARIHEGDPA; via the coding sequence ATGACCGACTCGGCCGGTGGCGACGCCGAACTCATCGCGGCCTCACTCGCCGAACCCGAGCGTTTCGCGGCGCTCTTCGAGCGTCATGCCCCGGCGATCCACCAGTACGTCGTCCGACGACTGGGTCGGGACGCAGCCGACGACGTCACCGCCGAAACGTTTTTGACGGCCTTTCGGATACGGGCCCGGTTCGACCCGGCCCGCGCCGGCGTGCGGCCCTGGCTGTACGGCATCGCCGTCAAACAGATCGGTCGGCACCGCCGGGAGGAGGTCAGGGCGCTGAAGCTGCTCGCCCGCACCGGCCACGACCCGGTCGCCGACAGCTGGACCGATTCCGCCGACGACCGCCTGGCCGCCGAGGCCGCCGCCCGCCCACTGGCCCGGGCGCTGGCACATCTCTCCGCGGGAGACCGGCACGTCCTGCTGCTCTTCGCCTGGGCCGACTTCAGCTACCAGGAGATCGCCGAAGCCCTCGGCATTCCCGTCGGCACCGTCCGCTCCCGCCTCAACCGCGCCCGCCGCAAGCTGCGCACCGCAACCGGCGCGGCCGGTGGTCCCCTCACCGAAGCTCGCATACACGAAGGTGACCCCGCATGA
- a CDS encoding DUF2252 domain-containing protein has product MNTPGTPQTRGRAARRRVPRSAHATWLPSLDRQDPVAVLERHGRDRLPELLPIRYGRMSASPFAFLRGSAAVMAADLASQPHTGLMVQLCGDAHLLNFGLYASPERSLLFDLNDFDETFPGPFEWDVKRLAASVAVAARENGHSEDQAHRAARGAVTAYRTAMRRLAPMAELEVWYESVDADSLLPLVRSARRRRRVESSLTRARRRTSLQALGKLTETVDGRRRIITDPPLLEPAGAPDMASLRKIFSDYRSTLSEERRLLLDRYRFVDAARKVVGVGSVGTRCFIVLLTGRDADDPLFLQIKEARPSVLEEHLPHGPYVHHGRRVVVGQRLLQAASDIFLGWMSGPQGRAYYWRQLRDMKGSADVVGMPPADLRAYAGLCGTTLARAHARSGDRGAIAAYLGGADTFDRAVADFALAYATQTTKDHAALTTAIAAGVLRAAPGE; this is encoded by the coding sequence ATGAACACCCCCGGCACCCCGCAGACCCGCGGCCGGGCCGCCCGCAGACGCGTCCCCCGCTCCGCCCACGCCACCTGGCTCCCGTCCCTCGACCGCCAGGACCCCGTCGCCGTACTGGAAAGGCACGGCCGCGACCGCCTCCCGGAACTCCTCCCCATCCGGTACGGCAGGATGTCCGCCTCCCCGTTCGCCTTCCTGCGCGGCTCCGCCGCCGTGATGGCCGCCGACCTGGCCTCCCAGCCGCACACCGGCCTCATGGTGCAGCTCTGCGGCGACGCCCACCTCCTCAACTTCGGCCTCTACGCCTCCCCGGAACGCTCCCTCCTCTTCGACCTCAACGACTTCGACGAGACGTTCCCGGGCCCCTTCGAGTGGGACGTCAAGCGGCTCGCCGCGAGCGTCGCCGTGGCCGCCCGCGAGAACGGGCACAGCGAGGACCAGGCCCACCGGGCGGCCCGGGGGGCGGTCACCGCGTACCGCACGGCCATGCGGCGCCTGGCTCCCATGGCGGAGCTGGAGGTCTGGTACGAGAGCGTCGACGCCGACAGCCTGCTGCCCCTCGTCCGCTCCGCCCGCCGGCGCAGGCGCGTCGAGTCCAGCCTCACCCGGGCCCGCCGCCGCACCAGCCTCCAGGCCCTCGGCAAGCTCACCGAGACCGTCGACGGCCGTCGGCGCATCATCACCGACCCGCCGCTCCTCGAACCCGCGGGCGCCCCCGACATGGCCAGCCTGCGCAAGATCTTCAGCGACTACCGCTCCACCCTCTCCGAGGAACGCCGGCTGCTCCTGGACCGCTACCGCTTCGTGGACGCGGCCCGCAAGGTCGTCGGCGTCGGCAGCGTCGGCACCCGCTGCTTCATCGTCCTGCTGACCGGACGGGACGCCGACGACCCGCTGTTCCTCCAGATCAAGGAGGCACGCCCGTCCGTGCTGGAGGAACACCTGCCCCATGGGCCGTACGTCCATCACGGGCGCCGGGTGGTCGTGGGCCAGCGGCTGCTCCAGGCCGCGAGCGACATCTTCCTGGGCTGGATGAGCGGGCCCCAGGGCCGGGCGTACTACTGGCGCCAACTGCGCGACATGAAGGGCTCGGCGGACGTCGTGGGCATGCCCCCGGCCGACCTCAGGGCGTACGCCGGCCTCTGCGGCACCACCCTGGCCCGGGCCCACGCCCGCTCCGGCGACCGCGGAGCGATCGCCGCGTACCTGGGTGGCGCCGACACCTTCGACCGCGCGGTGGCCGACTTCGCGCTGGCCTACGCCACCCAGACGACCAAGGACCACGCGGCCCTGACCACGGCCATCGCAGCGGGCGTCCTCAGAGCGGCACCGGGGGAGTAG
- a CDS encoding alpha/beta fold hydrolase produces MRGFDADAFDAAYGKVMARWPADREALRVPTPFGTTHVNACGPSDAPPLVLLPGGGGATSASWYAQAAHLARTHRVLAVDLIGAPGRSAPAADRHPRTVADLSAWLDALLDELGVGEADFGGHSYGGWIALHHALRAPDRMRRLFLLDPTQCFAGFKAAYLRHALPMLLRPTPTRVRAFLTWETGGAALDPDWLRLQEAAAGFPAIRPVTGPRPAPEALRALKTPVLLLVAANSRTHDTSDVTARAAGLLPRVEADVVPGVSHHALPQSAPPELARRLTEFLGE; encoded by the coding sequence ATGCGCGGATTCGACGCCGACGCGTTCGACGCGGCCTACGGCAAGGTCATGGCGCGCTGGCCCGCCGACCGGGAGGCGCTCCGGGTGCCCACCCCCTTCGGCACGACCCACGTCAACGCGTGCGGCCCGTCCGACGCGCCCCCGCTCGTCCTGCTGCCGGGCGGCGGGGGAGCGACCTCCGCCTCCTGGTACGCCCAGGCCGCCCACCTGGCCCGCACCCACCGGGTCCTCGCCGTCGACCTGATCGGCGCCCCGGGCCGCAGCGCACCGGCCGCCGACCGTCACCCCCGTACGGTCGCCGACCTGTCCGCCTGGCTGGACGCGCTCCTCGACGAACTGGGCGTCGGGGAGGCCGACTTCGGCGGGCACTCGTACGGCGGCTGGATCGCCCTGCACCACGCCCTGCGGGCCCCGGACCGGATGCGCCGCCTGTTCCTCCTGGACCCGACCCAGTGCTTCGCCGGGTTCAAGGCGGCGTATCTCCGGCACGCCCTGCCGATGCTGCTGCGTCCGACGCCGACCCGGGTCCGCGCCTTCCTGACGTGGGAGACCGGGGGAGCCGCACTGGACCCCGACTGGCTCCGGCTCCAGGAGGCGGCCGCCGGCTTCCCCGCCATCAGACCGGTGACTGGCCCGCGCCCCGCCCCGGAGGCGCTCCGCGCCCTGAAAACGCCGGTCCTGCTGCTCGTGGCCGCGAACAGCAGGACCCATGACACGTCCGACGTGACAGCGCGGGCGGCCGGACTGCTGCCGCGGGTGGAAGCCGACGTGGTCCCCGGCGTCTCCCACCACGCGCTGCCGCAGTCCGCGCCTCCCGAACTGGCGCGCCGCCTCACCGAGTTCCTAGGCGAATAG